From a single Halobellus ruber genomic region:
- a CDS encoding SRPBCC family protein: MATYSRLTRVAAPLEEVWEFHSRISGLEALTPDWMNLRVESVTGPDGEPDPEVLETGAEIQLSMRPLGVAPRQSWTSVILDREFDGDTATFRDEMRGGPFATWIHTHRFVADGEETIVDDEVEYELPGGGVGRRASPLAVVGFEPMFRARHRKTKELLE, from the coding sequence ATGGCTACCTACTCGCGGCTGACCCGCGTCGCCGCGCCGCTCGAGGAGGTGTGGGAGTTTCACTCCCGGATCTCGGGACTGGAGGCGCTGACGCCCGACTGGATGAACCTCCGGGTGGAGTCGGTGACGGGGCCCGACGGCGAACCCGACCCGGAAGTCCTGGAGACGGGCGCCGAGATCCAGCTGTCGATGCGGCCGCTCGGGGTCGCCCCCCGGCAGTCGTGGACCTCTGTCATCCTCGACCGGGAGTTCGACGGCGACACCGCAACGTTCCGCGACGAGATGCGGGGTGGCCCCTTCGCGACGTGGATCCACACCCACCGGTTCGTCGCCGACGGCGAGGAGACGATCGTCGACGACGAGGTCGAGTACGAACTCCCGGGCGGCGGCGTGGGCCGGCGGGCGTCACCGCTCGCGGTCGTCGGCTTCGAGCCGATGTTCCGGGCGCGACATCGGAAAACGAAGGAACTGCTGGAGTAA
- a CDS encoding glycoside hydrolase family 15 protein, with protein sequence MRLRTVLNEYKRDRDGRFPGELPTVEGAFSGHGDRLVHVNGDGALRDYSSSLSGLYGIDRSRFAIEAGGETRWFDDLDPVRQHYYRETSLVETEYNAGSYTIHQYDLTLGRAHVTHVELRGAIPTDAHLTAFLTFAPEGRETRVGRLIHDSGGPSDTQAVEVFHRTEHDYVTASTGLDDVRAQVPERFDELLSDDAFDLPREAALDRYEDTHLSGDIIVSAPLEREGRGARTTLVTQLSDHGEVEREEALSDLRHCALSHASADDIRAAARERAEVVVPESAPRKRTVRADLRVLSLLTAPSGAHVAAPEFDPFYTHSGGYGYTWFRDEAECARHLLRSDELLGLDSQSELSALATFFCGTQLDDGSWPHRVWAIDGSLAPGWANARIEGTDGVEYQADQTASVVSFLATLLAEHEPDLSPALTGRIRRSIRAGVDALDDSLERDGLPEPCQNLWENMIGRFTHTTATFLQAYATVAAAPVDANLADRAESRADAVFEGLDRLWDDDRDVYALRSHGGELDSRLDSGTFALVEAFAAYDRLQGLPNAAISRLERHLDTTLEGLYREPIAGEDGVAGLVRFEDDSWRSADQDGEKLWSVSTAWGAHAAAEFAAILDSHDRDADAEAFLARATDLYDRLSLSGPFATDAGYLAEQIFDDGTPDSATPLAWSHAMRLRLTGTLAAADALPAPKTAPSGPSARPNWTTGEKYGIGTVADHDSADPSRVWFTLTEGSLTEVRFPRVDLMNLRTLDFLVVDAGTDATYTARTHNETRRDDDADTIDRRAEIVEEEALLFRHVVTETGDGRGHEWTLTAEYTTDPEHDTLLASVDFDAPDGNEYDVYVVADMALTNSGATDRGIRLEGSNGYQLVARDAEAYDQAGATEPLLIDEDGEEYSVAAAMSPPGGFEWATVGVGGSEFLGELFEAGNPPKPEPSVDDETVVLVGRLGSGTRVSDTVAVGFAENADTAAALGEAAGALSRGYETARAAYRDFWEGFLGGRTLPASVRDDDALRKQYKTALMCLRAVEDKTFIGAGIASPSVPWGEAVSAEEARGYGYNFVWSRDLYQVVTAFEAAGDVDIGVKALEYIYEYQQDDDGFIPQNTYLNGRTRWGGEQMDNISFPQVMAWTLRQRGVDFDDVSYGYRNVRRSAEYVARNGPETAQERWEEEAGYSPSSIAAEIAGLGCAADIATEEGHDADALLWQALADEWADRVEEWTATTTGTARHTNTPYYVRVTRDGDPDAGHLRTLANDGPTLDEREIIDAGFLELVRLGIKPADDGTVRNSVAEVDATLRVDTPHGPAFYRYNGDGYGERAVVAEGAPWSVESKGKGRLWPIFTGERGEYELVYGTDSGDLAPDRMLETMAGFANSGRMLPEQVWDREHTTDFNWEFGEGTGAATPLAWSMAQYVRLAHGVDAGAPVETPAVLRDRYVESDRPPGPALRVETRFEGDQLVVAGSTDAATVAVGTASESVFLTLEEDSFEVSLPFDHGESPITVAAATHEDLAAAGTTVERIRL encoded by the coding sequence ATGAGACTCCGGACCGTTCTGAACGAATACAAACGCGACCGCGACGGGCGGTTCCCCGGGGAGCTGCCGACCGTCGAGGGCGCGTTCTCCGGTCACGGCGACCGGCTGGTCCACGTCAACGGCGACGGCGCGCTTCGCGACTACTCCTCGTCGCTTTCGGGACTCTACGGGATCGACCGCTCGCGGTTCGCGATCGAGGCCGGCGGGGAGACCCGGTGGTTCGACGACCTCGATCCGGTCCGCCAGCACTACTACCGGGAGACGAGCCTCGTCGAAACCGAGTACAACGCGGGATCGTACACCATCCACCAGTACGACCTCACGCTCGGACGGGCCCACGTCACCCACGTCGAACTCCGTGGCGCGATCCCGACCGACGCCCACCTGACTGCCTTCCTGACGTTCGCCCCCGAGGGTCGCGAAACGAGGGTCGGTCGGCTCATCCACGACTCCGGCGGGCCCTCCGACACCCAGGCCGTCGAGGTGTTCCACCGGACCGAACACGACTACGTCACCGCCTCGACCGGCCTCGACGACGTGCGCGCGCAGGTCCCCGAACGGTTCGACGAACTCCTCTCCGACGATGCGTTCGACCTCCCGCGGGAGGCCGCCCTCGACCGCTACGAGGACACCCACCTCAGCGGCGACATCATCGTCTCCGCGCCCCTGGAACGGGAGGGTCGCGGCGCCCGCACGACGCTCGTCACCCAGCTGTCCGATCACGGGGAGGTCGAACGGGAGGAGGCGCTTTCGGACCTCCGACACTGTGCGCTGTCGCACGCCTCCGCCGACGACATCCGGGCCGCCGCCCGGGAGCGCGCGGAGGTCGTCGTCCCGGAGAGCGCCCCGCGAAAGCGGACCGTGCGGGCGGATCTCCGCGTGCTGTCGCTTTTGACCGCGCCCTCCGGCGCGCACGTCGCCGCCCCCGAGTTCGACCCCTTCTACACGCACTCCGGCGGGTACGGCTACACGTGGTTCCGTGACGAGGCCGAATGCGCCCGACACCTGCTCCGGAGCGACGAGCTGCTGGGCCTGGACTCGCAGTCCGAACTATCCGCACTCGCGACGTTCTTCTGCGGGACGCAGCTCGACGACGGGTCGTGGCCCCACCGCGTGTGGGCCATCGACGGTTCGTTGGCTCCGGGGTGGGCGAACGCCCGGATCGAGGGCACGGACGGCGTGGAGTACCAGGCCGACCAGACCGCGAGCGTCGTCTCCTTCCTCGCGACGTTGCTTGCCGAACACGAGCCGGACCTGTCGCCGGCGCTGACCGGACGGATCAGGCGGTCGATTCGGGCCGGCGTCGACGCCCTCGATGACTCCCTCGAACGCGACGGGCTCCCCGAGCCCTGTCAGAACCTCTGGGAGAACATGATCGGCCGGTTCACCCACACCACGGCCACGTTCCTGCAGGCGTACGCCACCGTCGCCGCCGCGCCGGTCGACGCCAACCTCGCGGATCGCGCCGAATCCCGGGCCGACGCCGTCTTCGAGGGGCTCGACCGACTGTGGGACGACGACCGCGACGTGTACGCGCTCCGGTCCCACGGCGGGGAGTTGGACTCGCGGCTCGACTCGGGGACGTTCGCCCTGGTGGAGGCGTTTGCGGCGTACGACCGGCTCCAGGGGCTCCCGAACGCGGCGATCTCGCGGCTCGAGAGGCATCTGGATACCACCCTCGAAGGGCTCTACCGCGAACCGATCGCGGGCGAGGACGGCGTCGCGGGCCTGGTCCGGTTCGAGGACGACTCCTGGCGATCGGCCGACCAGGACGGCGAGAAGCTGTGGTCGGTCTCGACGGCGTGGGGCGCCCACGCCGCCGCGGAGTTCGCCGCGATCCTGGACTCCCACGACAGGGACGCCGACGCGGAGGCGTTCCTCGCACGGGCGACCGACCTGTACGACCGGCTGAGCCTGTCGGGGCCGTTCGCCACCGACGCCGGCTACCTCGCCGAGCAGATCTTCGACGACGGAACGCCCGACAGCGCGACGCCGCTGGCGTGGTCCCACGCGATGCGACTCCGCCTCACCGGCACCCTCGCGGCGGCGGACGCCCTGCCCGCGCCGAAGACCGCCCCCTCGGGGCCGAGTGCCCGCCCGAACTGGACCACCGGCGAGAAGTACGGGATCGGAACGGTCGCCGACCACGACTCGGCGGACCCCTCGCGGGTGTGGTTCACCCTCACCGAGGGGTCGCTGACCGAGGTCCGGTTCCCGCGGGTCGACCTGATGAACCTTCGGACGCTCGATTTCCTCGTCGTCGACGCGGGAACGGACGCAACCTACACCGCCCGGACGCACAACGAGACGCGCCGGGACGACGACGCCGACACCATCGACCGACGCGCGGAGATCGTCGAGGAGGAGGCCCTGTTGTTCCGCCACGTCGTCACCGAGACCGGCGACGGCCGGGGCCACGAGTGGACGCTGACCGCGGAGTACACGACCGACCCCGAACACGACACGCTGCTTGCGAGCGTCGACTTCGACGCGCCCGACGGCAACGAGTACGACGTGTACGTGGTGGCGGATATGGCGCTCACGAACAGCGGCGCCACGGACCGGGGGATCAGGCTGGAGGGCTCGAACGGCTACCAGCTCGTCGCCCGCGACGCCGAGGCGTACGATCAGGCGGGCGCCACCGAGCCCCTCCTCATCGACGAGGACGGCGAGGAGTACTCCGTTGCGGCCGCGATGTCGCCGCCCGGGGGGTTCGAGTGGGCGACCGTCGGGGTCGGGGGCTCGGAGTTCCTCGGGGAGCTGTTCGAGGCCGGAAACCCGCCGAAACCCGAACCCAGCGTCGACGACGAGACCGTCGTGCTCGTCGGCCGGCTGGGCTCCGGGACGCGCGTTTCCGACACCGTCGCCGTCGGGTTCGCGGAGAACGCCGACACCGCGGCGGCGCTCGGCGAGGCTGCCGGCGCGCTCAGCCGGGGGTACGAGACGGCGCGGGCGGCCTACCGCGACTTCTGGGAGGGATTCCTCGGCGGCCGGACGCTGCCGGCGTCGGTCCGCGACGACGACGCCCTCCGGAAGCAGTACAAGACCGCACTGATGTGTCTCCGCGCGGTCGAGGACAAGACGTTCATCGGCGCCGGGATCGCCTCCCCGTCGGTCCCGTGGGGGGAGGCCGTCTCCGCGGAGGAGGCCCGCGGCTACGGCTACAACTTCGTGTGGTCACGCGACCTCTACCAGGTGGTCACTGCCTTCGAGGCGGCCGGCGACGTCGACATCGGCGTCAAGGCGCTGGAGTACATCTACGAGTATCAACAGGACGACGACGGGTTCATTCCGCAGAACACCTACCTGAACGGACGGACGCGCTGGGGCGGCGAACAGATGGACAACATCTCGTTCCCACAGGTGATGGCGTGGACGCTCCGGCAGCGCGGCGTCGACTTCGATGACGTCAGCTACGGCTACCGCAACGTCAGGCGCTCGGCCGAGTACGTCGCACGAAACGGCCCCGAGACCGCCCAGGAGCGGTGGGAGGAGGAGGCGGGCTACTCCCCGTCGTCGATCGCCGCCGAAATCGCCGGACTGGGGTGTGCGGCCGACATCGCAACCGAGGAGGGACACGACGCCGACGCCCTGCTCTGGCAGGCGCTGGCCGACGAGTGGGCCGACCGGGTCGAGGAGTGGACCGCCACCACCACCGGCACCGCCCGCCACACCAACACGCCGTACTACGTCCGCGTGACCCGGGACGGCGACCCCGACGCTGGCCACCTCCGCACGCTGGCCAACGACGGGCCGACGCTCGACGAGCGGGAGATCATCGACGCGGGGTTCTTAGAGCTCGTCCGGCTGGGAATCAAGCCCGCCGACGACGGGACCGTCCGCAACTCGGTCGCGGAGGTCGACGCCACCCTTCGGGTCGACACGCCGCACGGGCCGGCTTTCTACCGGTACAACGGCGACGGCTACGGCGAGCGTGCCGTCGTCGCGGAGGGGGCGCCGTGGTCGGTCGAATCCAAGGGCAAGGGTCGGCTGTGGCCGATCTTCACCGGCGAACGCGGCGAGTACGAACTGGTGTACGGCACCGACTCCGGCGACCTCGCGCCCGACCGGATGCTCGAGACGATGGCGGGCTTTGCGAACTCCGGGCGGATGCTCCCCGAGCAGGTCTGGGACCGCGAACACACCACCGACTTCAACTGGGAGTTCGGCGAGGGCACCGGCGCCGCTACGCCGCTGGCGTGGTCGATGGCGCAGTACGTCCGGCTGGCACACGGCGTCGACGCCGGCGCCCCGGTCGAGACGCCCGCCGTCCTCCGGGATCGGTACGTCGAATCCGACCGCCCGCCCGGGCCGGCGCTCCGGGTCGAAACCCGGTTCGAGGGTGATCAGCTCGTGGTCGCGGGGTCGACCGACGCCGCAACCGTCGCGGTGGGGACCGCCTCGGAGTCGGTGTTCCTGACGCTCGAGGAGGACTCCTTCGAGGTGTCGCTCCCCTTCGACCACGGCGAGTCCCCGATCACCGTTGCGGCCGCAACCCACGAGGACCTCGCGGCGGCCGGGACGACCGTCGAACGGATCCGGCTGTAG
- the gghA gene encoding glucosylglycerol hydrolase yields MPPPVDGGGSSSDDPRLLEGRTDDLVAWHREVVETHDDEFAAAKVLVRRLGAHVTHDGHARVGFWTPEIVEADVPPSDVYLEVLSPPADLDPGSTNTRAVAFDRTLVALEREGEYHWGVVAGMRAGTRETLGSLYRLAYETDSGWETVPDPLAYSVPFGPFAPAEFYDRDRLDETRPDRKYFETLGTDGERVATTPDDGVPRVDPATSMLEIHPGTATERGSLAGLADRYGAIGEKRRAGEDLAAWERNFVGYDAIQLMPVEPLTESRTGHDFWSETGRADGELVARVARPDQINWGYDIVVSAFSAPNPALLESGRPDELVDFIAACHALPEPIKVVFDIALGHADDRGAELLSDRYVLGPGMYGKHLDYTEPTVRAVILELQRRKMDFGADGIRVDGAQDFTSYDPETGEMYHDDDFLAEMDAVVQEVAGSEYRPWMIFEDGRPWPREDWELASSYRALIEQHPHSFQWSPVTFAHNTPALLTFWATKWWRIREVADFGGHWITGVANHDTVRRGTQVDPNPGFTRSPVNPYLGGTPVETLDAAYDNAAATMLFHAFLPGVPMDFLTANMRAPWGFVRDTDDDYNVKVVANEVNVLHWQVRDRDFADDRFFPRVKALGFDSVGELRTFTAGLEAAVGVTDYDLDMVARMLSPFAHPFEDLSPADLVAYADAWMADIAAFANLEHWHEKQDESRTAFRRATREFRQDRPWLRATLREDEYFTYRHPTDGTVLYYGYRRAPPGVDGDEELLFAGNMEGVAVDVSPAVLVADAREDDNAPSIPEEGWEPALVPPDVAVDDGTATLDNAQAIVWRRTPSTSRE; encoded by the coding sequence ATGCCGCCACCGGTTGACGGGGGTGGATCGTCCTCGGACGATCCGCGGCTGCTCGAAGGGCGGACCGACGACCTGGTCGCGTGGCACCGCGAGGTCGTCGAAACGCACGACGACGAGTTCGCGGCCGCGAAGGTCCTCGTCCGTCGGCTCGGTGCCCACGTGACCCACGACGGGCACGCACGCGTGGGGTTCTGGACGCCCGAAATCGTGGAGGCCGACGTCCCGCCCTCGGATGTCTATCTCGAAGTGCTCTCGCCGCCGGCGGACCTCGACCCGGGGTCGACCAACACACGGGCGGTCGCGTTCGATCGCACGCTCGTCGCCCTCGAACGTGAAGGAGAGTACCACTGGGGGGTCGTCGCGGGGATGCGCGCGGGAACGCGCGAGACCCTCGGCTCGCTGTACCGGCTGGCGTACGAGACCGATTCGGGGTGGGAGACCGTCCCCGATCCCCTTGCGTACTCGGTCCCGTTCGGCCCGTTCGCCCCCGCGGAGTTCTACGACCGCGATCGGCTCGACGAGACCCGCCCAGACCGTAAGTACTTCGAGACGCTGGGAACCGACGGCGAGAGGGTCGCGACCACGCCCGACGACGGCGTCCCGCGCGTCGACCCCGCGACGAGTATGCTGGAGATCCACCCCGGAACCGCGACCGAGCGTGGGTCGCTTGCCGGGCTGGCTGACCGCTACGGCGCCATCGGCGAGAAGCGCCGCGCCGGCGAGGACCTCGCCGCCTGGGAGCGAAACTTCGTCGGCTACGACGCGATTCAACTGATGCCGGTCGAACCGCTCACGGAGAGCCGCACGGGTCACGACTTCTGGTCGGAGACGGGCCGTGCCGACGGCGAACTGGTTGCGAGAGTCGCCAGACCGGACCAGATCAACTGGGGGTACGACATCGTCGTCTCGGCGTTCTCGGCGCCGAACCCGGCGCTGCTGGAGTCCGGCCGCCCCGACGAACTCGTCGACTTCATCGCCGCCTGTCACGCGCTTCCGGAGCCGATCAAGGTAGTCTTCGACATCGCACTCGGACACGCCGACGACCGCGGGGCGGAACTACTCTCCGACCGCTACGTTCTGGGACCGGGGATGTACGGTAAGCATCTCGACTACACCGAGCCGACCGTCCGGGCCGTGATCCTCGAACTCCAGCGGCGGAAAATGGACTTCGGCGCCGACGGGATCCGCGTCGACGGCGCCCAGGACTTCACGAGCTACGACCCCGAGACCGGCGAGATGTACCACGACGACGACTTCCTCGCGGAGATGGACGCCGTCGTTCAGGAGGTGGCGGGTTCCGAGTACCGACCGTGGATGATCTTCGAGGACGGGCGGCCGTGGCCCCGCGAGGACTGGGAACTCGCCTCTTCCTACCGCGCGCTGATCGAGCAACACCCCCACTCGTTCCAGTGGTCGCCGGTCACGTTCGCCCACAACACCCCGGCGCTCCTGACGTTCTGGGCCACGAAGTGGTGGCGGATCCGGGAGGTCGCCGACTTCGGCGGCCACTGGATCACCGGCGTCGCCAACCACGACACTGTCCGCCGCGGGACACAGGTGGATCCCAATCCCGGTTTCACCCGATCCCCGGTCAACCCGTACCTGGGCGGGACGCCCGTGGAGACGCTCGACGCCGCGTACGACAACGCCGCGGCGACGATGCTCTTCCACGCGTTCCTGCCGGGCGTTCCGATGGACTTTCTCACCGCGAATATGCGGGCGCCGTGGGGGTTCGTCCGCGACACCGACGACGACTACAACGTCAAGGTCGTTGCCAACGAGGTCAACGTCCTCCACTGGCAGGTGCGGGACCGCGACTTCGCCGACGATCGGTTCTTCCCGCGGGTGAAGGCGCTCGGGTTCGACTCCGTCGGGGAGTTGCGCACGTTCACGGCCGGGCTGGAGGCGGCGGTCGGCGTCACCGACTACGACCTCGATATGGTTGCGAGGATGCTCTCGCCGTTCGCACACCCCTTCGAGGACCTCTCCCCGGCCGACCTCGTCGCCTACGCCGACGCTTGGATGGCCGACATCGCCGCGTTCGCGAACCTCGAACACTGGCACGAGAAGCAAGACGAGTCGCGGACCGCCTTCCGCCGGGCGACCCGGGAGTTCCGACAGGATCGGCCGTGGCTCCGTGCAACCCTCCGCGAGGACGAGTACTTCACGTATCGGCATCCCACGGACGGAACGGTCCTCTACTACGGCTACCGGCGCGCGCCGCCCGGGGTCGACGGCGACGAGGAACTCCTCTTTGCGGGCAATATGGAGGGCGTCGCCGTCGACGTCTCGCCGGCAGTCCTGGTCGCTGACGCGCGGGAGGACGACAACGCGCCGTCGATCCCCGAGGAGGGGTGGGAGCCGGCGCTCGTCCCCCCGGACGTCGCCGTCGACGACGGGACGGCCACGCTCGACAACGCACAGGCGATCGTGTGGCGACGGACGCCGTCGACATCCCGCGAGTGA
- the malA gene encoding alpha-amylase MalA, which translates to MQHPGPPRFLAVGESVQLAPRDPDPDATYNWWIRSAPVASTLELPERTPVLEFEPDAAGTYELRLDAPDGTHSLTVRAFGDVRASDRGRGVSAGSGGVGRGSQQGSPEPSDDAPGSGSGRGRATGPVVDRPLLQLHGALEGEYLVVRADPTFPSDGPSAGEVEFLIDDRDDVDPDAVTVRGRELRIPVAAVGDRVRIHGVAVAGAYSVPDTVEFTRVALPDGNVADAGVGTPASEAFEVRRPNDPPGWAGDLTFYEIYVRGFAGGDVDEGSVFEAIEDRLDYLADLGVDCLWLTPVLENDHAPHGYNIVDFFSIAEDLGEREDYEAFVDAAHDNGMAVLFDLVMNHSARDHPFFQDAYGDPDSEYYDWYDWQDNGDPETYFGWEYIANWNFENLSVRRHLLDAVDTWSEVADGFRCDMAWAVPGSFWQELRERVKARDPEFLLLDETIPYVPDFHNGMFDVHFDTTLYFTLRQVGRGDVPAEAILDAIDGRTEIGFPPHAEFLLYVENHDETRYVVECGDDAAFAAAGALFTLPGVPMIYGGQELGQRGRRDALAWDDAREEFYNHYERLVELRKSVPELRGDATLVRVDHERDTDRAVAYARESDAGTVVCALNFAGEPATLRIDRAVDPTDLVSGESLATAKGLEVDDVAVFRVE; encoded by the coding sequence ATGCAACACCCTGGCCCCCCACGCTTTCTCGCGGTCGGTGAGAGCGTCCAGCTCGCCCCGCGGGACCCGGATCCGGATGCGACGTACAACTGGTGGATCCGTAGCGCCCCCGTCGCCAGCACGCTCGAACTCCCGGAGCGAACGCCGGTACTCGAGTTCGAGCCCGACGCGGCCGGGACCTACGAACTGCGGCTCGATGCGCCGGACGGAACCCACTCCCTCACCGTTCGGGCGTTCGGTGACGTCCGCGCTTCCGACCGGGGTCGCGGCGTCAGCGCCGGAAGCGGCGGCGTCGGGCGAGGGAGCCAGCAGGGCAGTCCGGAACCGAGCGACGACGCCCCCGGGTCGGGCTCCGGGCGGGGACGCGCGACCGGGCCCGTGGTGGATCGTCCCCTGCTCCAGCTGCACGGTGCCCTCGAAGGGGAGTACCTGGTCGTACGCGCCGACCCGACGTTCCCGTCCGACGGTCCAAGCGCGGGCGAGGTGGAGTTCCTGATCGACGACCGCGACGACGTCGACCCCGATGCGGTAACGGTTCGGGGCCGGGAGCTTCGGATCCCCGTCGCCGCAGTGGGCGACCGCGTGCGGATCCACGGCGTCGCGGTAGCAGGCGCCTACAGCGTCCCCGATACGGTCGAGTTCACCCGCGTGGCGCTCCCCGACGGCAACGTCGCCGACGCTGGGGTCGGAACGCCCGCCAGCGAGGCCTTCGAGGTCCGGCGCCCGAACGACCCGCCGGGGTGGGCCGGCGACCTCACGTTCTACGAGATCTACGTCCGGGGGTTCGCCGGCGGGGACGTCGATGAGGGGTCCGTCTTCGAGGCCATCGAGGATCGGCTCGACTACCTCGCGGACCTCGGCGTCGACTGCCTGTGGCTGACGCCGGTGCTCGAAAACGACCACGCGCCCCACGGGTACAACATCGTCGACTTCTTCAGCATCGCCGAGGACCTCGGGGAGCGCGAGGACTACGAGGCGTTCGTCGACGCCGCCCACGACAACGGGATGGCGGTGCTTTTCGACCTCGTGATGAACCACTCGGCGCGTGATCACCCCTTCTTCCAGGACGCCTACGGTGACCCCGATTCGGAGTACTACGACTGGTACGACTGGCAGGACAACGGCGACCCGGAGACGTACTTCGGGTGGGAGTACATCGCCAACTGGAACTTCGAGAACCTCTCGGTCCGGCGGCACCTGCTGGACGCGGTCGACACCTGGTCCGAGGTCGCCGACGGCTTCCGGTGCGATATGGCGTGGGCGGTCCCGGGGTCGTTCTGGCAGGAGCTCCGCGAGCGGGTAAAGGCCCGCGACCCCGAGTTCCTGCTGCTCGACGAGACCATCCCCTACGTGCCGGACTTCCACAACGGGATGTTCGACGTCCACTTCGATACGACGCTGTACTTCACGCTCAGACAGGTCGGCCGCGGCGACGTCCCCGCCGAGGCGATCCTCGATGCGATCGACGGCCGCACGGAGATCGGGTTCCCGCCCCACGCGGAGTTTCTGCTCTACGTCGAGAACCACGACGAGACCCGGTACGTCGTCGAGTGCGGCGACGATGCCGCCTTCGCCGCCGCGGGTGCGCTTTTCACCTTGCCGGGGGTCCCGATGATCTACGGCGGCCAGGAGCTCGGCCAGCGCGGCCGCCGGGACGCGCTGGCGTGGGACGACGCCCGCGAGGAGTTCTACAACCACTACGAGCGGCTGGTGGAGCTCCGAAAATCGGTCCCCGAACTCCGCGGCGACGCGACGCTGGTCCGAGTCGACCACGAAAGAGACACCGACCGCGCGGTCGCGTACGCCAGGGAGAGCGACGCCGGGACGGTCGTCTGCGCCCTGAACTTCGCCGGTGAACCGGCCACCCTCCGTATCGACCGCGCGGTCGACCCCACCGACCTGGTCTCCGGCGAGTCGCTCGCGACCGCCAAGGGGCTCGAAGTCGACGACGTCGCGGTCTTCAGGGTCGAATGA